A region from the Oncorhynchus keta strain PuntledgeMale-10-30-2019 chromosome 5, Oket_V2, whole genome shotgun sequence genome encodes:
- the LOC118384267 gene encoding transmembrane protease serine 9-like isoform X3, translated as MEVYKALCLVTLLVTLFSKVSHSQLDVCGISPLNTRIVGGQDAPPGSWPWQASLQRSGSHFCGGSLINKEWVLTAAHCFPRTSITNLVVYLGRQNQQGTNPNEVSHTVTQIICHPNYSSSTSDNDICLLKLSSSVTFTNYIRPVCLAAPGSSFYAGTTSWVTGWGTLSSGGSLPQVLQEVDVPVVGNSQCNCNYGAGSITDNMICAGLSAGGKDSCQGDSGGPLVSKQGIRWIQSGVVSFGIGCALANYPGVYARVSQYQTWINSQITSDQPGFITFSSSGTDSDLSVTCTALPSVRLTTTPLPTTTTPAPVVCGSASASLNSRIGGGSSLATAGMWPWIASLQKNGAHVCGGTLVAVDSVMSDASCFSSQPNASQWTVILGRLKQNGSNPNEVTLNVINITMSNLTGNNVAILRLASQPKLSNYIQPICVDQGTSTFSTGTTCWVAGWGTGQGGAEQVLQEFQTSVVECVNVSSSDNICTGPVTLLQGDVGGPLMCKQGSSWFQTAVLTVGGSGNATSTNGTSKARLSRSLRASPNQVFTKTSHFKDFLTSILGNLISPTTTTASTTPSAVGSSGASPAHSSFSLFLVLFSLSSVLLLGWD; from the exons TGTGTGGAATCTCTCCTCTCAACACTAGGATCGTGGGGGGTCAGGACGCTCCTCCAGGGAGTTGGCCATGGCAGGCCAGTCTGCAGAGATCTGGCAGCCATTTTTGTGGGGGATCCCTTATTAACAAAGAGTGGGTGCTGACTGCTGCTCACTGCTTTCCCCG CACCAGTATAACAAATTTGGTGGTCTACCTGGGTCGTCAGAACCAGCAGGGAACCAACCCTAATGAAGTGAGCCATACGGTCACTCAGATCATCTGCCACCCCAACTACAGCAGTAGTACCAGTGACAACGACATCTGTCTGCTGAAGCTCTCCTCCTCTGTGACTTTTACCAACTACATCCGGCCAGTCTGCCTAGCTGCACCAGGCAGCTCCTTCTATGCTGGCACTACTAGCTGGGTCACAGGCTGGGGCACTCTCAGCAGTGGAGGAT ctctaccACAGGTCCTACAGGAGGTGGATGTGCCAGTAGTGGGAAACAGTCAGTGTAACTGTAATTATGGAGCTGGCTCCATCACTGACAACATGATCTGTGCTGGTCTATCAGCAGGAGGAAAGGATTCCTGTCAG GGGGACTCAGGAGGTCCGCTTGTGAGCAAACAGGGTATTCGCTGGATCCAGTCTGGCGTTGTGAGTTTTGGCATCGGCTGTGCTCTGGCAAATTACCCTGGTGTGTACGCCAGAGTTTCCCAGTACCAGACCTGGATCAACAGCCAGATTACCAGTGACCAACCAGGCTTCATCACCTTCTCATCCAGTGGGACTGACTCTGACCTCAGTGTCACCTGCACTGCTCTGCCATCAGTCAGACTCACCACCACCCCCCtccctactactaccacacccGCAC CTGTGGTGTGTGGCAGCGCTAGCGCCTCTTTGAACTCCCGTATTGGTGGGGGAAGCTCGTTGGCGACAGCAGGCATGTGGCCCTGGATAGCCAGCCTACAGAAGAACGGAGCACACGTGTGCGGGGGCACGTTAGTGGCGGTGGACTCTGTCATGAGCGACGCTAGCTGCTTCTCCAG CCAGCCCAACGCCTCTCAATGGACCGTGATCCTGGGTCGTCTGAAGCAAAACGGCTCCAACCCTAACGAGGTAACCCTGAACGTCATCAACATCACCATGAGCAACTTGACGGGCAACAACGTGGCCATCCTCCGACTGGCCAGCCAACCCAAGTTATCTAACTACATCCAGCCTATCTGTGTGGACCAGGGAACCAGCACCTTCAGCACAGGGACCACgtgctgggtggctggctggggcACTGGCCAGGGTGGGG CTGAGCAAGTCCTGCAGGAATTCCAGACCTCTGTGGTGGAATGCGTGAATGTTTCATCTTCGGACAACATTTGCACCGGTCCTGTGACACTACTGCAG GGTGATGTGGGTGGTCCTCTGATGTGTAAGCAGGGCAGCTCATGGTTTCAGACTGCTGTGTTGACTGTTGGCGGCAGCGGCAACGCAACCAGCACTAATGGCACTAGCAAAGCACGATTGAGCCGGAGTCTTCGCGCCTCCCCCAACCAAGTCTTCACCAAAACCTCCCACTTTAAGGACTTTCTGACTTCCATATTGGGAAACTTGATATCACCCACCACAACCACTGCTTCCACGACCCCCTCAGCTGTTGGCAGCAGTGGAGCTTCCCCGGCCCACTCCTCCTTCTCGCTCTTCCttgtcctcttctccctctcctctgtcctcctgttgGGCTGGGATTGA
- the LOC118384275 gene encoding uncharacterized protein LOC118384275 isoform X2, which translates to MSLLWQCAIGLAVVAASAANEDLNVDCEKHSIKVTWKVGPELVEHAARLFLGHCVPSTFSVLPTGEGMATFHYNLNGCAIKKRVTGKKHIYSTSLTYRPNRKPKPAAISHHIKCVYIRPEGWIPPFLIPAYGSAEGHGGLVFHMALLNEDLTGLAKSSLFPLGSFIPIWAAVDQKDHQPLLLLLEECVAATTPELQSASLVYPIITNKGCLADGKTGNSRFLPRYHSSAILLYLQSFKFALGEEVYIHCKLVAWDPEVFDIEKKTCHYIKETGEWELLDDPSQSDLCKCCDSSCKPRLKRGVDSEPQGLVQNSVLGPLTIVEHSETRIPSEFVKYPTVEQVDWLV; encoded by the exons ATGTCTCTCCTTTGGCAATGTGCAATTGGTTTGGCTGTCGTAGCAGCAAGCGCTGCCAATGAAG ATTTGAATGTGGATTGTGAGAAACACTCCATTAAAGTGACATGGAAGGTCGGTCCAGAGTTGGTTGAACATGCTGCCCGTCttttccttggacactgtgttccGTCCACATTTTCTGTTCTTCCCACGGGAGAAGGGATGGCGACATTCCACTACAACCTCAATGGCTGTGCCATCAAGAAACGG GTGACTGGCAAAAAACACATCTATTCAACCAGCCTGACTTACAGACCTAACCGAAAGCCCAAACCTGCTGCTATTAGTCACCATATTAAGTGTGTTTACATAAG ACCTGAGGGATGGATTCCCCCATTCCTTATCCCTGCCTATGGTAGTGCTGAGGGTCATGGAGGATTGGTTTTCCACATGGCACTCCTCAATG AAGACCTTACTGGTCTGGCTAAAAGCAGCCTGTTTCCCTTGGGCTCTTTCATCCCCATCTGGGCAGCAGTGGATCAGAAGGACCATCAGCCCTTGCTGCTGCTCTTGGAGGAGTGTGTGGCGGCCACAACACCAGAACTGCAGTCTGCGAGCCTGGTGTACCCCATCATCACCAACAAGGG TTGCCTTGCTGATGGGAAGACTGGGAACTCCAGGTTCCTGCCTAGGTACCACTCGTCTGCTATTCTGCTTTACCTGCAGTCCTTCAAGTTTGCCTTAGGCGAGGAA GTGTATATTCATTGTAAGCTTGTTGCATGGGACCCTGAGGTTTTTGATATAGAAAAGAAGACCTGCCACTACATTAAAGAGACTGGAGA ATGGGAGCTGCTGGACGACCCGTCTCAAAGTGACCTCTGCAAGTGCTGTGACTCGAGTTGCAAGCCTCGGTTGAAGAGGGGTGTGGATTCAG aACCCCAGGGCCTGGTTCAAAACTCTGTTCTTGGACCGCTCACAATAGTGGAACACTCTGAAACCCGGATCCCCAGTGAATTTGTAAAATATCCTACTGTAGAACAAG TTGACTGGTTGGTGTAA
- the LOC118384267 gene encoding transmembrane protease serine 9-like isoform X1, protein MMEVYKALCLVTLLVTLFSKVSHSQLDVCGISPLNTRIVGGQDAPPGSWPWQASLQRSGSHFCGGSLINKEWVLTAAHCFPRTSITNLVVYLGRQNQQGTNPNEVSHTVTQIICHPNYSSSTSDNDICLLKLSSSVTFTNYIRPVCLAAPGSSFYAGTTSWVTGWGTLSSGGSLPQVLQEVDVPVVGNSQCNCNYGAGSITDNMICAGLSAGGKDSCQGDSGGPLVSKQGIRWIQSGVVSFGIGCALANYPGVYARVSQYQTWINSQITSDQPGFITFSSSGTDSDLSVTCTALPSVRLTTTPLPTTTTPAPVVCGSASASLNSRIGGGSSLATAGMWPWIASLQKNGAHVCGGTLVAVDSVMSDASCFSSQPNASQWTVILGRLKQNGSNPNEVTLNVINITMSNLTGNNVAILRLASQPKLSNYIQPICVDQGTSTFSTGTTCWVAGWGTGQGGAEQVLQEFQTSVVECVNVSSSDNICTGPVTLLQGDVGGPLMCKQGSSWFQTAVLTVGGSGNATSTNGTSKARLSRSLRASPNQVFTKTSHFKDFLTSILGNLISPTTTTASTTPSAVGSSGASPAHSSFSLFLVLFSLSSVLLLGWD, encoded by the exons ATGATGGAAGTCTACAAAGCACTCTGTTTGGTGACTCTACTAGTTACCCTCTTTTCAAAAG TGTCTCACTCTCAGTTGGATG TGTGTGGAATCTCTCCTCTCAACACTAGGATCGTGGGGGGTCAGGACGCTCCTCCAGGGAGTTGGCCATGGCAGGCCAGTCTGCAGAGATCTGGCAGCCATTTTTGTGGGGGATCCCTTATTAACAAAGAGTGGGTGCTGACTGCTGCTCACTGCTTTCCCCG CACCAGTATAACAAATTTGGTGGTCTACCTGGGTCGTCAGAACCAGCAGGGAACCAACCCTAATGAAGTGAGCCATACGGTCACTCAGATCATCTGCCACCCCAACTACAGCAGTAGTACCAGTGACAACGACATCTGTCTGCTGAAGCTCTCCTCCTCTGTGACTTTTACCAACTACATCCGGCCAGTCTGCCTAGCTGCACCAGGCAGCTCCTTCTATGCTGGCACTACTAGCTGGGTCACAGGCTGGGGCACTCTCAGCAGTGGAGGAT ctctaccACAGGTCCTACAGGAGGTGGATGTGCCAGTAGTGGGAAACAGTCAGTGTAACTGTAATTATGGAGCTGGCTCCATCACTGACAACATGATCTGTGCTGGTCTATCAGCAGGAGGAAAGGATTCCTGTCAG GGGGACTCAGGAGGTCCGCTTGTGAGCAAACAGGGTATTCGCTGGATCCAGTCTGGCGTTGTGAGTTTTGGCATCGGCTGTGCTCTGGCAAATTACCCTGGTGTGTACGCCAGAGTTTCCCAGTACCAGACCTGGATCAACAGCCAGATTACCAGTGACCAACCAGGCTTCATCACCTTCTCATCCAGTGGGACTGACTCTGACCTCAGTGTCACCTGCACTGCTCTGCCATCAGTCAGACTCACCACCACCCCCCtccctactactaccacacccGCAC CTGTGGTGTGTGGCAGCGCTAGCGCCTCTTTGAACTCCCGTATTGGTGGGGGAAGCTCGTTGGCGACAGCAGGCATGTGGCCCTGGATAGCCAGCCTACAGAAGAACGGAGCACACGTGTGCGGGGGCACGTTAGTGGCGGTGGACTCTGTCATGAGCGACGCTAGCTGCTTCTCCAG CCAGCCCAACGCCTCTCAATGGACCGTGATCCTGGGTCGTCTGAAGCAAAACGGCTCCAACCCTAACGAGGTAACCCTGAACGTCATCAACATCACCATGAGCAACTTGACGGGCAACAACGTGGCCATCCTCCGACTGGCCAGCCAACCCAAGTTATCTAACTACATCCAGCCTATCTGTGTGGACCAGGGAACCAGCACCTTCAGCACAGGGACCACgtgctgggtggctggctggggcACTGGCCAGGGTGGGG CTGAGCAAGTCCTGCAGGAATTCCAGACCTCTGTGGTGGAATGCGTGAATGTTTCATCTTCGGACAACATTTGCACCGGTCCTGTGACACTACTGCAG GGTGATGTGGGTGGTCCTCTGATGTGTAAGCAGGGCAGCTCATGGTTTCAGACTGCTGTGTTGACTGTTGGCGGCAGCGGCAACGCAACCAGCACTAATGGCACTAGCAAAGCACGATTGAGCCGGAGTCTTCGCGCCTCCCCCAACCAAGTCTTCACCAAAACCTCCCACTTTAAGGACTTTCTGACTTCCATATTGGGAAACTTGATATCACCCACCACAACCACTGCTTCCACGACCCCCTCAGCTGTTGGCAGCAGTGGAGCTTCCCCGGCCCACTCCTCCTTCTCGCTCTTCCttgtcctcttctccctctcctctgtcctcctgttgGGCTGGGATTGA
- the LOC118384275 gene encoding uncharacterized protein LOC118384275 isoform X1, translating to MSLLWQCAIGLAVVAASAANEDLNVDCEKHSIKVTWKVGPELVEHAARLFLGHCVPSTFSVLPTGEGMATFHYNLNGCAIKKRVTGKKHIYSTSLTYRPNRKPKPAAISHHIKCVYIRPEGWIPPFLIPAYGSAEGHGGLVFHMALLNEDLTGLAKSSLFPLGSFIPIWAAVDQKDHQPLLLLLEECVAATTPELQSASLVYPIITNKGCLADGKTGNSRFLPRYHSSAILLYLQSFKFALGEEVYIHCKLVAWDPEVFDIEKKTCHYIKETGEWELLDDPSQSDLCKCCDSSCKPRLKRGVDSEPQGLVQNSVLGPLTIVEHSETRIPSEFVKYPTVEQGMVVFSVSTAI from the exons ATGTCTCTCCTTTGGCAATGTGCAATTGGTTTGGCTGTCGTAGCAGCAAGCGCTGCCAATGAAG ATTTGAATGTGGATTGTGAGAAACACTCCATTAAAGTGACATGGAAGGTCGGTCCAGAGTTGGTTGAACATGCTGCCCGTCttttccttggacactgtgttccGTCCACATTTTCTGTTCTTCCCACGGGAGAAGGGATGGCGACATTCCACTACAACCTCAATGGCTGTGCCATCAAGAAACGG GTGACTGGCAAAAAACACATCTATTCAACCAGCCTGACTTACAGACCTAACCGAAAGCCCAAACCTGCTGCTATTAGTCACCATATTAAGTGTGTTTACATAAG ACCTGAGGGATGGATTCCCCCATTCCTTATCCCTGCCTATGGTAGTGCTGAGGGTCATGGAGGATTGGTTTTCCACATGGCACTCCTCAATG AAGACCTTACTGGTCTGGCTAAAAGCAGCCTGTTTCCCTTGGGCTCTTTCATCCCCATCTGGGCAGCAGTGGATCAGAAGGACCATCAGCCCTTGCTGCTGCTCTTGGAGGAGTGTGTGGCGGCCACAACACCAGAACTGCAGTCTGCGAGCCTGGTGTACCCCATCATCACCAACAAGGG TTGCCTTGCTGATGGGAAGACTGGGAACTCCAGGTTCCTGCCTAGGTACCACTCGTCTGCTATTCTGCTTTACCTGCAGTCCTTCAAGTTTGCCTTAGGCGAGGAA GTGTATATTCATTGTAAGCTTGTTGCATGGGACCCTGAGGTTTTTGATATAGAAAAGAAGACCTGCCACTACATTAAAGAGACTGGAGA ATGGGAGCTGCTGGACGACCCGTCTCAAAGTGACCTCTGCAAGTGCTGTGACTCGAGTTGCAAGCCTCGGTTGAAGAGGGGTGTGGATTCAG aACCCCAGGGCCTGGTTCAAAACTCTGTTCTTGGACCGCTCACAATAGTGGAACACTCTGAAACCCGGATCCCCAGTGAATTTGTAAAATATCCTACTGTAGAACAAG GGATGGTTGTATTTTCTGTCTCTACAGCCATCTAA
- the LOC118384267 gene encoding transmembrane protease serine 9-like isoform X2 gives MEVYKALCLVTLLVTLFSKVSHSQLDVCGISPLNTRIVGGQDAPPGSWPWQASLQRSGSHFCGGSLINKEWVLTAAHCFPRTSITNLVVYLGRQNQQGTNPNEVSHTVTQIICHPNYSSSTSDNDICLLKLSSSVTFTNYIRPVCLAAPGSSFYAGTTSWVTGWGTLSSGGSLPQVLQEVDVPVVGNSQCNCNYGAGSITDNMICAGLSAGGKDSCQGDSGGPLVSKQGIRWIQSGVVSFGIGCALANYPGVYARVSQYQTWINSQITSDQPGFITFSSSGTDSDLSVTCTALPSVRLTTTPLPTTTTPAPVVCGSASASLNSRIGGGSSLATAGMWPWIASLQKNGAHVCGGTLVAVDSVMSDASCFSSQPNASQWTVILGRLKQNGSNPNEVTLNVINITMSNLTGNNVAILRLASQPKLSNYIQPICVDQGTSTFSTGTTCWVAGWGTGQGGAEQVLQEFQTSVVECVNVSSSDNICTGPVTLLQGDVGGPLMCKQGSSWFQTAVLTVGGSGNATSTNGTSKARLSRSLRASPNQVFTKTSHFKDFLTSILGNLISPTTTTASTTPSAVGSSGASPAHSSFSLFLVLFSLSSVLLLGWD, from the exons TGTCTCACTCTCAGTTGGATG TGTGTGGAATCTCTCCTCTCAACACTAGGATCGTGGGGGGTCAGGACGCTCCTCCAGGGAGTTGGCCATGGCAGGCCAGTCTGCAGAGATCTGGCAGCCATTTTTGTGGGGGATCCCTTATTAACAAAGAGTGGGTGCTGACTGCTGCTCACTGCTTTCCCCG CACCAGTATAACAAATTTGGTGGTCTACCTGGGTCGTCAGAACCAGCAGGGAACCAACCCTAATGAAGTGAGCCATACGGTCACTCAGATCATCTGCCACCCCAACTACAGCAGTAGTACCAGTGACAACGACATCTGTCTGCTGAAGCTCTCCTCCTCTGTGACTTTTACCAACTACATCCGGCCAGTCTGCCTAGCTGCACCAGGCAGCTCCTTCTATGCTGGCACTACTAGCTGGGTCACAGGCTGGGGCACTCTCAGCAGTGGAGGAT ctctaccACAGGTCCTACAGGAGGTGGATGTGCCAGTAGTGGGAAACAGTCAGTGTAACTGTAATTATGGAGCTGGCTCCATCACTGACAACATGATCTGTGCTGGTCTATCAGCAGGAGGAAAGGATTCCTGTCAG GGGGACTCAGGAGGTCCGCTTGTGAGCAAACAGGGTATTCGCTGGATCCAGTCTGGCGTTGTGAGTTTTGGCATCGGCTGTGCTCTGGCAAATTACCCTGGTGTGTACGCCAGAGTTTCCCAGTACCAGACCTGGATCAACAGCCAGATTACCAGTGACCAACCAGGCTTCATCACCTTCTCATCCAGTGGGACTGACTCTGACCTCAGTGTCACCTGCACTGCTCTGCCATCAGTCAGACTCACCACCACCCCCCtccctactactaccacacccGCAC CTGTGGTGTGTGGCAGCGCTAGCGCCTCTTTGAACTCCCGTATTGGTGGGGGAAGCTCGTTGGCGACAGCAGGCATGTGGCCCTGGATAGCCAGCCTACAGAAGAACGGAGCACACGTGTGCGGGGGCACGTTAGTGGCGGTGGACTCTGTCATGAGCGACGCTAGCTGCTTCTCCAG CCAGCCCAACGCCTCTCAATGGACCGTGATCCTGGGTCGTCTGAAGCAAAACGGCTCCAACCCTAACGAGGTAACCCTGAACGTCATCAACATCACCATGAGCAACTTGACGGGCAACAACGTGGCCATCCTCCGACTGGCCAGCCAACCCAAGTTATCTAACTACATCCAGCCTATCTGTGTGGACCAGGGAACCAGCACCTTCAGCACAGGGACCACgtgctgggtggctggctggggcACTGGCCAGGGTGGGG CTGAGCAAGTCCTGCAGGAATTCCAGACCTCTGTGGTGGAATGCGTGAATGTTTCATCTTCGGACAACATTTGCACCGGTCCTGTGACACTACTGCAG GGTGATGTGGGTGGTCCTCTGATGTGTAAGCAGGGCAGCTCATGGTTTCAGACTGCTGTGTTGACTGTTGGCGGCAGCGGCAACGCAACCAGCACTAATGGCACTAGCAAAGCACGATTGAGCCGGAGTCTTCGCGCCTCCCCCAACCAAGTCTTCACCAAAACCTCCCACTTTAAGGACTTTCTGACTTCCATATTGGGAAACTTGATATCACCCACCACAACCACTGCTTCCACGACCCCCTCAGCTGTTGGCAGCAGTGGAGCTTCCCCGGCCCACTCCTCCTTCTCGCTCTTCCttgtcctcttctccctctcctctgtcctcctgttgGGCTGGGATTGA